Proteins co-encoded in one Desulfitobacterium hafniense DCB-2 genomic window:
- the cls gene encoding cardiolipin synthase — MIKLIKLMIGSALLALSLALLIICLEKKNPEKTAAWLSFLALNPLLGMMIYLVFGCTPLKKSLFRSKHMPGEQLPALAHQQKQAFSENEIYIQESIDAKGLSRLLLGKAFAPLSRNNSLTLLHNGDAKFAALLEDLEKAQDHIHMEYYIFHDDAIGRRVQQILIRKAGEGIKIRLMFDGLGSRSLAKNFLRELRAAGIELQWFLPLRFPRAFLTLNYRNHRKLVVIDGRIGYLGGINIGDEYLSRSAKYGFWRDTHLRLEGTSVHTIQETFFNDWYYLTGEIHRDPRYFPKEREDGEMLVQIIGGGPDSHYESIKELFFTMLSTAQKEIVVTTPYFIPDESMIMALKTAASRGVAVKIILQGKPDHKLPYLASSSYFRDLIPSGVEIYRYQKGILHSKVLTVDQEIGVVGSANFDIRSFQIDFELSAVIFGSDFAEKLVRDQEQDLQDSLQITQQDLQSRTPLLSLQIALARLLSPLL, encoded by the coding sequence GTGATTAAATTGATAAAACTTATGATCGGTTCAGCCCTGTTAGCCCTTTCACTGGCGCTGCTTATAATTTGCTTAGAAAAGAAGAATCCGGAAAAGACCGCCGCCTGGCTGTCTTTTCTGGCCCTCAATCCTCTGCTGGGGATGATGATCTACCTGGTTTTCGGCTGCACCCCGCTTAAAAAAAGCTTATTCCGATCCAAACATATGCCCGGGGAGCAATTGCCCGCTTTAGCGCATCAGCAAAAGCAGGCCTTCTCTGAAAATGAGATCTATATCCAGGAGTCCATAGACGCTAAAGGTCTGTCAAGGCTTTTATTAGGAAAGGCTTTTGCGCCTTTATCCCGGAATAATTCCCTTACCCTTCTCCACAACGGAGACGCAAAATTTGCGGCTCTGCTTGAGGATTTAGAAAAAGCTCAGGATCATATTCATATGGAATATTATATTTTTCATGACGATGCCATTGGCAGGAGGGTTCAGCAGATCCTGATCCGCAAAGCCGGTGAGGGTATAAAGATACGTTTGATGTTTGACGGGCTGGGCAGCCGCAGCCTCGCTAAGAATTTTCTCAGGGAGCTGAGAGCTGCCGGAATAGAGCTGCAGTGGTTTTTGCCCCTGCGTTTTCCCCGGGCCTTCTTGACCCTGAACTATCGCAATCATCGCAAACTGGTGGTTATTGACGGCAGGATTGGCTATCTGGGCGGCATCAATATTGGGGATGAATACTTGTCCCGAAGCGCTAAGTACGGATTTTGGCGGGACACCCATCTGCGCCTGGAAGGGACCAGTGTGCACACCATTCAGGAGACTTTTTTCAATGATTGGTATTATCTCACAGGGGAAATCCATAGGGACCCTCGTTATTTTCCCAAGGAGCGGGAGGATGGGGAAATGCTGGTCCAAATTATTGGCGGGGGACCGGATTCCCACTATGAATCCATCAAGGAACTCTTCTTCACGATGTTAAGCACAGCGCAAAAGGAGATCGTGGTGACGACCCCTTACTTTATACCGGATGAAAGTATGATCATGGCCCTGAAAACCGCGGCCTCCAGAGGGGTAGCCGTCAAAATCATCCTTCAGGGAAAACCTGATCATAAGCTTCCTTATCTGGCCTCATCCTCCTATTTCCGCGATTTGATCCCGTCGGGTGTGGAGATCTATCGCTACCAAAAGGGGATCCTGCACAGCAAGGTATTAACAGTTGATCAAGAGATAGGTGTGGTGGGCTCCGCCAATTTTGACATACGGAGTTTTCAAATAGACTTCGAACTAAGTGCGGTGATCTTCGGCTCTGATTTTGCAGAGAAGCTGGTTCGCGACCAAGAGCAGGATCTTCAGGACAGCCTGCAGATAACCCAGCAGGATCTGCAAAGCAGAACTCCGCTGTTGTCTTTGCAAATCGCTTTAGCCCGTCTTCTTTCACCTTTGCTCTAG
- a CDS encoding chromate transporter: protein MIKKLWEVFIGCARATNLGFGGGPAMIPLIQREAVTRYKWLTDEEFADALAIGNSLPGPIATKLASYMGYKVAGWPGALAGLLGTLLSTFVIVILGDLLIRYSHTPALSAALTAVRPVVVVLIAQSAYDLGKKAFPKKYRSTWAVAVVALAILFMTKIHPGILVICAMIFGYIAYGRKKD from the coding sequence ATGATAAAAAAGTTATGGGAAGTGTTTATTGGCTGTGCCCGTGCCACCAATTTAGGTTTTGGCGGAGGTCCGGCCATGATCCCCTTAATTCAGCGGGAGGCGGTTACCCGCTATAAATGGCTGACCGATGAGGAATTCGCCGATGCCCTGGCCATTGGCAACTCCTTGCCGGGTCCTATTGCCACCAAGCTGGCAAGCTATATGGGATATAAGGTTGCCGGCTGGCCCGGTGCTTTGGCAGGACTTTTGGGAACCCTCCTTTCCACCTTTGTGATTGTGATTTTGGGAGATCTATTGATAAGATACTCCCATACGCCGGCGTTAAGTGCCGCGCTCACCGCTGTAAGACCGGTCGTGGTGGTTTTAATCGCCCAGTCGGCCTATGATCTGGGCAAAAAGGCCTTCCCGAAAAAATACCGCAGTACCTGGGCCGTAGCCGTAGTAGCCCTGGCCATCTTATTTATGACCAAGATTCATCCCGGTATCCTCGTGATCTGTGCTATGATTTTTGGCTATATTGCTTATGGGAGAAAGAAGGATTAA
- a CDS encoding chromate transporter produces the protein MKSLEQLLDIFLAFFRASNLAFGGGPAIIPLIQAEVINHGWMTLEQFSEGLAIATSLPGPIAALLSGYVGYHVAGWPGVLAALLGTLALTSILVIALTGFLMKHNNSPVLKGALTGVRPLVAVLVAKTAFDMGLSAFPSMWSWVIAGAAMICLYKLKLHPGIVIILSMVFGLLVFQ, from the coding sequence ATGAAATCGTTGGAACAACTACTGGATATCTTTCTGGCGTTTTTCCGCGCCAGCAATTTGGCCTTTGGTGGTGGTCCGGCCATCATTCCGCTGATTCAGGCAGAAGTGATCAATCATGGTTGGATGACCTTGGAGCAGTTCTCGGAAGGTTTGGCTATTGCAACTTCCTTGCCAGGCCCTATCGCCGCCCTTTTATCCGGGTATGTAGGTTACCATGTGGCGGGATGGCCGGGAGTATTGGCAGCCTTGCTGGGCACCTTGGCTCTTACCTCTATTCTGGTCATTGCTTTAACAGGCTTTTTGATGAAGCATAATAATTCTCCTGTACTTAAAGGGGCCTTAACCGGGGTTCGCCCTCTGGTGGCGGTTCTGGTGGCCAAGACAGCTTTCGATATGGGCTTAAGCGCCTTTCCAAGCATGTGGAGCTGGGTCATAGCCGGTGCGGCCATGATCTGCCTTTATAAGTTGAAGCTGCACCCGGGAATTGTAATTATCCTATCCATGGTCTTTGGACTTTTGGTCTTTCAGTAA
- a CDS encoding spore coat protein: MQVQLSQKEQMLLKDLKGHEELCVEKYSKYAKEAECSNLSQMFQNLASREQQHYNTISQIMTGQIPSMNQGQGQQSQGQQAQGMQGQSGSQGLSGMQSQGSNSYSQKDFNMLSDMLATEKYVSGTYDTSIFEFQDTNLRQILNHIQKEEQEHGEEIFNYMHSHGMYPVQ; encoded by the coding sequence ATGCAAGTTCAACTCAGTCAAAAGGAGCAAATGCTTCTTAAAGACTTAAAAGGTCACGAAGAATTATGTGTCGAAAAATATAGTAAATATGCCAAGGAAGCCGAATGTTCAAATCTCAGTCAAATGTTCCAGAACCTTGCTTCCCGTGAACAGCAGCACTATAATACCATCAGCCAGATCATGACCGGTCAGATTCCGTCCATGAATCAAGGTCAGGGGCAGCAGTCCCAAGGACAACAGGCTCAGGGTATGCAAGGACAATCCGGCAGTCAGGGATTGTCCGGGATGCAGTCTCAAGGGAGCAATAGCTACAGCCAAAAAGATTTTAATATGCTCAGCGATATGCTGGCCACTGAAAAATATGTCTCTGGAACCTATGATACTTCAATTTTTGAATTCCAGGACACCAATCTCAGGCAAATTCTCAATCATATTCAAAAAGAAGAGCAGGAACATGGTGAAGAAATCTTTAACTATATGCATTCTCACGGCATGTACCCTGTTCAGTAA
- a CDS encoding PspC domain-containing protein, with translation MEKRLYRSGREKMLAGVCGGLGEYFDVDPTLIRLAVVIAIFGAGMGFFAYLIAWIVIPKNPDHRYLNP, from the coding sequence ATGGAAAAGCGCCTTTACCGCTCAGGAAGGGAAAAGATGTTGGCCGGGGTATGCGGTGGTTTGGGTGAGTATTTTGATGTGGACCCGACCCTGATTAGGCTGGCGGTTGTTATTGCCATCTTTGGTGCAGGTATGGGCTTCTTTGCCTACCTGATTGCCTGGATTGTTATACCCAAGAATCCCGATCATAGATACTTAAACCCATGA
- a CDS encoding polymorphic toxin type 44 domain-containing protein, with protein MKKIPKLFILMVLGIFLFSSVAVAAPTTQVHTDEQFTQESNVYTQNELTEIREIHAKAIKEDFVILNPDGTITLNTDAATLEVDVNIFTEYAQSIENLNDLIKLGVVSISNEFEVTAKTQDEVTKIIVERDTQLLKSGIYSGNRFDPQPNNLIVQSSPDVPTLYAFSIATTNKRTLTDYYNTQLIYNPYGALSATTGFFVAKVQPKGPWDYKSVPGYTPYYKEWWAVQRYGTSVKTSEWFGNYNYGFTGKVIFPLSVLLDAGDAVSILTGHGFDDAQDKADITQGYNENPS; from the coding sequence ATGAAAAAAATCCCAAAATTATTTATTCTCATGGTTTTAGGTATTTTTCTTTTTAGTAGTGTTGCAGTAGCTGCCCCGACCACACAGGTTCATACAGATGAACAATTTACCCAAGAATCCAATGTGTATACTCAAAATGAATTGACAGAAATCAGAGAAATACATGCTAAGGCTATAAAAGAAGACTTTGTTATTTTAAACCCAGATGGAACCATTACTCTCAATACAGACGCTGCTACGCTCGAGGTTGATGTGAACATATTTACTGAATATGCTCAAAGTATAGAAAATCTTAACGATTTAATTAAACTTGGAGTAGTATCCATTAGTAATGAGTTTGAGGTAACGGCCAAGACTCAAGATGAAGTCACAAAGATAATTGTTGAGCGAGATACGCAATTATTAAAAAGTGGCATATATAGTGGTAATAGATTTGATCCACAACCCAATAATCTGATTGTGCAATCATCTCCTGATGTCCCCACATTATATGCCTTTTCAATAGCTACAACAAACAAGAGAACACTTACAGATTACTATAACACTCAATTGATTTATAATCCTTACGGTGCTCTCTCTGCCACAACTGGATTTTTTGTTGCCAAAGTTCAACCAAAGGGGCCATGGGACTATAAATCAGTTCCAGGTTATACACCTTATTATAAAGAATGGTGGGCAGTTCAAAGATATGGTACTTCAGTAAAAACAAGCGAATGGTTTGGTAATTATAATTATGGCTTTACTGGAAAAGTTATATTTCCGTTGAGTGTATTGCTCGATGCCGGTGATGCAGTCAGTATTTTAACTGGTCACGGCTTTGATGATGCACAGGATAAAGCAGATATAACACAAGGTTATAATGAGAATCCGTCATAA
- a CDS encoding ABC transporter ATP-binding protein, translated as MSTLISEELEHKAGLSGQGGTILRLLAYLKPHLKPLAFAFALLVAGTAADVAGPVLIKIFLDDYLTPGRLEPLALTILGGGYLLLVILASFLQYHQLVRFNKIALLVIQQIRVDIFTKVQYLAMSVFDRTPAGALVSRVTNDTEAIKELYIGVLSTYVQNIVFLLGIFIAMFSLDVRLAAFCLVLLPVIVVLMQIYRRISSKIYRISRAELGRLNAILNESIQGMNIIQIMRQEETFQKKFAGINEKYYGAAIANIKLESTLMRPAVDLLYTLALILVLGFFGLESIIGPVEVGVLYAFINYLDRFIDPVNMILMRLSQLQQAIIAAERVFEVLDDGRTTTALGLNAVQEAGDPPAPGIEKGEIEFRNVSFSYDGVTEVLKNISFTVHPGETVALVGHTGSGKSTISNLLMKFYPVNQGEILIDGISLHDFSQEELRTQIGLVAQDPFLFVGDIANNIALNRPAVGEREVKAAAEFVEADQFITKLGQGYQEPVSERGSTLSSGQRQLICFARTIAGEPKILILDEATASVDTETEEAIQTALNKMRQGRSTIAIAHRLSTIQDADLILVLHQGQIVERGNHNELLAQKGLYYKMFLLQQGAGKGY; from the coding sequence ATGAGCACCCTTATCTCCGAAGAGTTGGAACATAAAGCCGGTCTCAGCGGACAGGGCGGGACCATCCTCAGGCTCCTTGCCTATTTAAAACCCCATCTTAAACCCCTGGCTTTTGCCTTTGCCTTGCTCGTTGCGGGTACCGCGGCCGATGTAGCCGGACCTGTACTGATCAAGATCTTTTTGGATGATTACCTGACCCCTGGACGTCTGGAACCTCTGGCTTTAACAATCCTGGGCGGCGGGTATCTGCTGCTGGTCATCTTAGCTTCTTTCCTTCAATATCACCAATTGGTTCGTTTCAATAAAATCGCCTTGCTGGTTATTCAACAAATCAGGGTGGATATTTTCACTAAGGTTCAGTATTTGGCCATGAGTGTCTTTGACCGGACTCCGGCGGGAGCTTTAGTCTCCAGGGTCACCAATGATACGGAGGCGATTAAGGAACTTTATATCGGCGTGCTCTCAACCTATGTTCAGAACATTGTCTTTCTGCTGGGCATATTTATTGCCATGTTCAGCCTGGATGTGCGGTTAGCGGCCTTCTGCCTGGTGCTGCTCCCCGTCATCGTTGTTTTGATGCAAATCTACCGCAGGATCAGCTCCAAGATATACAGGATCTCCCGGGCGGAGCTGGGCAGGTTGAATGCTATACTCAATGAGTCCATCCAAGGCATGAATATCATCCAAATCATGAGACAGGAAGAAACCTTTCAAAAGAAATTTGCCGGTATTAACGAGAAGTATTACGGTGCGGCCATTGCCAATATTAAACTGGAAAGCACCCTGATGCGCCCGGCCGTGGATCTGCTCTATACCCTGGCGCTGATTTTGGTTCTGGGTTTCTTTGGTCTGGAATCCATCATTGGTCCGGTGGAAGTGGGAGTGCTCTATGCCTTTATCAATTATCTGGATCGTTTTATCGACCCGGTGAATATGATCTTAATGCGCCTTTCTCAGCTTCAGCAGGCGATTATCGCCGCGGAAAGGGTCTTTGAAGTGCTGGATGACGGGCGAACCACCACAGCCCTTGGCCTGAATGCTGTTCAGGAAGCCGGTGATCCTCCTGCTCCTGGTATCGAAAAAGGTGAGATTGAATTTCGCAATGTCAGTTTTTCCTATGATGGTGTCACTGAAGTCTTAAAAAACATCTCCTTTACGGTTCACCCTGGGGAGACGGTAGCTTTAGTCGGCCATACCGGCAGCGGGAAAAGCACGATTTCCAATCTCTTAATGAAATTTTACCCGGTTAATCAAGGGGAAATCTTGATTGATGGTATATCCTTGCATGACTTTTCCCAGGAGGAGCTGCGTACCCAGATTGGTCTTGTCGCTCAGGATCCTTTCCTCTTTGTCGGAGATATTGCCAACAATATTGCCCTGAACCGACCTGCGGTCGGGGAGAGAGAGGTCAAGGCGGCGGCAGAATTTGTGGAGGCTGATCAATTCATTACCAAGCTGGGGCAGGGATATCAGGAACCTGTCAGTGAAAGGGGCTCCACACTCTCCAGTGGTCAACGGCAGCTTATCTGCTTTGCCCGCACCATTGCCGGAGAACCTAAAATTCTTATTCTCGATGAAGCCACCGCCAGTGTGGATACAGAGACAGAGGAGGCTATTCAAACCGCCTTAAACAAAATGCGCCAAGGGCGCAGTACCATCGCTATTGCTCATCGGCTTTCCACCATACAGGATGCCGATCTTATCCTTGTTTTGCATCAGGGACAAATAGTCGAGCGAGGCAATCATAACGAACTCCTCGCTCAAAAAGGCCTGTATTACAAAATGTTTCTGCTTCAACAAGGGGCAGGCAAAGGTTATTGA
- a CDS encoding ABC transporter transmembrane domain-containing protein: protein MRLFIDLMWFFKKEKLSYITGIMLLIVLAAINLCPPYIVGRVVDGVTNRTLTPEILWPWLLILCGLGILSYILRYSWRILIFGAAARLSRLLRQQLFKHFTRMSPSFYQKYRTGDLMAHATNDIQAIETTAGMGVLTLVDSLVTGGFVVFSMAAFLSWKLTLITLLPMPVMAWVSSYYGTLLHERFFKAQEAFGDLNDKVQENISGVRVVKAFGQEEVEIESFRRLSDDVVKKNQAVAVVDSLYDPSIMLIVGLSFFLAVSFGAYEVIHLRLTLGQLTQFTLYLGQFIWPMLAFGWLFNIMERGRASYDRVQALLGVESEVQDQVSLQGAPDGSRAELRQSVKGDIYCALEQFTYPGQTKPELKRIHFTLKEGQTLGIVGKTGSGKTTLFRVLLREFAGMTGEIRIGGVSIEEIPLDSLRGIFGYVPQEHFLFSTTLAENIALGKPQAQLSEIEKAAKTACIHEDIQRFEAAYGTLVGDRGVTLSGGQKQRISIARALLLDPKILILDDSLSAVDAKTEKQILLELKGNRSQKTTLISAHRLSAVEHADLILVLQNGEIIERGSHAELMEHQGWYAETYQAQQLESLIEEGGGLA from the coding sequence GCAGCCATCAATCTTTGCCCGCCCTATATTGTCGGCAGGGTCGTGGATGGAGTAACCAACCGGACCTTAACCCCGGAAATCCTTTGGCCTTGGCTCTTGATCCTCTGCGGCCTGGGTATTTTATCCTACATCCTTCGCTACAGCTGGCGTATCCTGATTTTCGGAGCGGCGGCCCGCTTAAGCCGGTTGCTGCGCCAACAGCTTTTTAAGCATTTTACCCGTATGTCACCCAGCTTTTATCAAAAGTACCGGACCGGGGATTTGATGGCCCATGCTACCAATGATATTCAAGCCATTGAAACCACTGCCGGGATGGGGGTACTTACCTTGGTGGACTCCCTGGTCACAGGCGGTTTTGTCGTCTTCTCCATGGCCGCTTTCCTAAGCTGGAAATTGACCCTCATTACTTTGCTGCCTATGCCGGTTATGGCCTGGGTCTCCAGTTATTACGGCACATTGCTTCATGAGCGTTTCTTCAAGGCTCAGGAGGCTTTCGGCGATCTTAATGATAAGGTTCAGGAAAATATCTCCGGAGTACGTGTCGTGAAAGCCTTTGGTCAGGAAGAAGTGGAGATTGAGTCCTTCCGCAGGCTGTCCGATGATGTAGTCAAAAAGAATCAGGCGGTGGCTGTGGTGGATTCCCTCTATGATCCGTCGATTATGCTGATTGTGGGACTATCCTTTTTTCTGGCCGTTTCCTTTGGCGCCTATGAAGTGATCCATCTCCGGCTGACCCTGGGCCAGCTTACTCAATTCACCCTTTATCTGGGACAGTTTATTTGGCCGATGCTGGCCTTTGGCTGGCTGTTCAATATTATGGAACGGGGCAGAGCTTCCTATGATCGGGTGCAGGCTTTGCTGGGGGTGGAGTCCGAGGTTCAGGATCAGGTTTCCCTACAGGGAGCCCCTGACGGAAGCAGGGCAGAGCTTAGGCAAAGTGTTAAGGGGGATATTTACTGCGCTCTTGAGCAATTTACCTATCCCGGTCAGACCAAGCCCGAGCTGAAAAGGATCCATTTCACCCTTAAAGAAGGGCAGACCCTGGGCATCGTGGGCAAGACCGGCAGCGGCAAAACCACCCTTTTCCGGGTCCTCCTTCGTGAGTTTGCGGGAATGACAGGAGAAATTCGTATTGGCGGTGTCTCTATTGAGGAGATCCCTTTGGATAGCTTGCGGGGAATCTTTGGTTATGTCCCCCAGGAACACTTTCTTTTTTCCACCACCCTGGCCGAAAATATTGCTTTGGGGAAACCCCAGGCCCAGCTCTCGGAAATTGAGAAGGCTGCTAAAACAGCTTGTATTCATGAAGATATCCAGCGGTTTGAAGCGGCCTATGGGACCCTGGTCGGGGATCGGGGAGTCACCTTATCAGGAGGGCAAAAACAGCGGATTTCCATTGCCCGAGCTTTGCTGCTCGATCCAAAAATATTGATTCTTGATGACTCTTTATCGGCTGTGGATGCCAAGACGGAAAAACAAATCCTCCTGGAGCTTAAGGGCAACCGCAGTCAAAAAACCACCTTGATCTCGGCCCACCGCCTCAGTGCGGTTGAGCATGCCGATTTGATTTTGGTCCTTCAGAATGGAGAAATAATAGAGCGGGGCAGCCATGCCGAATTAATGGAGCATCAGGGCTGGTATGCTGAAACCTATCAGGCTCAGCAACTGGAAAGTTTGATCGAAGAGGGAGGCGGACTGGCATGA